In Deinococcus sp. HSC-46F16, the following are encoded in one genomic region:
- a CDS encoding DNA-directed RNA polymerase subunit alpha, whose amino-acid sequence MDQKRPQLKARVDGDYGEFVLEPLARGYGVTIGNPIRRILMSSIPGTAVTSVYIEDVLHEFSTIPGVKEDVIRIILNLKELVVKFHAPGPKTLTLRAQGEGVVRASAFEVPSDAEIVNPDLPIATLAEDGKLVMEVRVEEGEGYVPADKHSTKDRINSIPVDAVFSPVRRVAYHVENTRVGQQTDLDRLILRVWTDGSVGPQETLDKAVEILRDELTVFGNVETLPAVPELTPAYTPAAPVAAAAPEAPRMPDLDPGSYPAGDLDTPRVTLEGLGLTTRVLHSLKEEGIDSVDALCALSDRDLKKVPGIGERSLDEIKQQLAQFGLALRD is encoded by the coding sequence GTGGATCAAAAGCGCCCTCAACTCAAAGCCCGCGTCGACGGCGATTACGGCGAGTTCGTGCTCGAACCGCTCGCGCGCGGCTACGGCGTCACCATCGGGAATCCCATCCGGCGCATCCTGATGTCCTCGATCCCCGGCACCGCCGTGACGAGCGTGTACATCGAGGATGTCCTCCACGAGTTTTCGACCATCCCCGGCGTCAAGGAAGACGTCATCCGCATCATCCTGAACCTCAAGGAACTCGTCGTGAAGTTCCACGCCCCCGGCCCCAAGACCCTGACCCTGCGGGCGCAGGGCGAGGGCGTGGTGCGGGCGAGCGCCTTCGAGGTGCCCAGTGACGCCGAGATCGTCAACCCCGACCTCCCCATCGCCACGCTCGCCGAAGACGGCAAATTGGTGATGGAGGTGCGCGTCGAGGAGGGCGAGGGCTACGTTCCTGCCGACAAGCACTCCACCAAGGACCGCATCAACTCGATCCCGGTGGACGCCGTGTTCTCGCCGGTGCGCCGGGTGGCCTACCACGTGGAGAACACCCGCGTGGGCCAGCAGACCGACCTCGACCGCCTGATTCTGCGGGTCTGGACCGACGGCAGCGTCGGCCCCCAGGAGACGCTGGACAAGGCCGTCGAGATCCTGCGCGACGAGCTGACCGTGTTCGGCAACGTGGAAACGCTGCCCGCCGTTCCGGAGCTGACCCCGGCGTACACGCCAGCGGCCCCGGTCGCGGCAGCGGCCCCCGAGGCTCCCCGGATGCCCGACCTCGACCCCGGTTCGTACCCGGCGGGCGACCTCGACACGCCCCGCGTGACCCTCGAAGGCCTGGGGCTGACCACCCGCGTGCTGCACTCCCTCAAGGAGGAAGGCATCGACAGCGTGGACGCCCTGTGCGCCCTGTCCGACCGTGACCTGAAGAAGGTCCCCGGCATCGGCGAGCGCAGCCTCGACGAGATCAAGCAGCAGCTCGCGCAGTTCGGGCTGGCCCTCAGAGACTGA
- the rplQ gene encoding 50S ribosomal protein L17 gives MRHGKSGRKLNRNSSARTALARAQATALLREGRIQTTLTKAKELRPYVEKLITTAKGGDLHARRLVARDIHDKDVVRKVMDEVAPKYADRPGGYTRILRVGTRRGDGVTMALIELV, from the coding sequence ATGCGTCACGGTAAATCCGGTCGCAAGCTCAACCGCAACAGCAGCGCCCGCACCGCCCTGGCCCGCGCCCAGGCGACGGCGCTGCTGCGCGAGGGCCGCATCCAGACGACCCTCACCAAGGCCAAGGAGCTGCGCCCCTACGTCGAGAAGCTGATCACCACCGCCAAGGGTGGGGACCTGCACGCCCGCCGCCTCGTCGCCCGCGACATCCACGACAAGGACGTCGTTCGCAAGGTGATGGATGAGGTGGCCCCCAAGTATGCTGACCGTCCCGGTGGCTACACCCGCATCCTGCGCGTGGGCACCCGCCGCGGCGACGGCGTCACGATGGCCCTGATCGAACTCGTCTGA
- a CDS encoding alpha/beta hydrolase, whose product MTPTLVIVPGLGGSGPGHWQTLWEQKFGAARVRQPDPEQASPPNLAARLDRVVQETPGELVLIAHSLGVLAVAHWAACSTVPERVRGALLVAPPDPASPEVHDAVRRFAPLPPGPLPFPALVVASENDPYAAFEWAEALAETWGAEFITAGEAGHLNAASGHGEWEDGEVLLSECLHAWTPPPITRF is encoded by the coding sequence ATGACCCCGACCCTCGTGATCGTGCCCGGCCTGGGCGGCAGCGGGCCGGGGCACTGGCAGACCCTCTGGGAGCAGAAGTTCGGGGCGGCGCGGGTGCGGCAGCCAGACCCGGAGCAGGCCAGCCCTCCGAATCTGGCTGCCCGGCTCGACCGAGTGGTTCAGGAGACACCCGGCGAACTGGTCCTCATTGCCCACAGCCTCGGCGTGCTGGCTGTGGCCCACTGGGCAGCTTGCTCCACAGTGCCTGAGCGGGTGCGCGGAGCCCTGCTGGTTGCGCCCCCTGACCCTGCAAGTCCAGAGGTTCACGACGCCGTGCGCCGCTTCGCGCCACTTCCACCCGGCCCGCTCCCCTTTCCGGCGCTGGTCGTGGCGAGCGAGAACGACCCCTATGCGGCTTTCGAGTGGGCGGAGGCCCTGGCGGAGACCTGGGGCGCCGAGTTCATCACAGCGGGGGAAGCCGGACATCTCAACGCGGCGAGCGGGCATGGGGAGTGGGAGGACGGCGAGGTGCTGCTCTCCGAGTGCCTACACGCCTGGACCCCGCCGCCGATCACCCGCTTCTGA
- the trxA gene encoding thioredoxin: MKPVELTDSTFQSETAEGLTLVDFWAPWCGPCRIIAPVIEELAGQYEGRVKVAKLNVDDNPSVSGQYRVMSIPTMILFKDGQPVEGMVGAQPKRAFEALLDKYAAANVTN, from the coding sequence ATGAAGCCTGTGGAACTCACGGACAGCACCTTCCAGAGCGAGACGGCCGAGGGCCTGACCCTGGTGGACTTCTGGGCACCCTGGTGCGGTCCCTGCCGCATCATCGCCCCCGTCATCGAGGAACTCGCCGGGCAGTATGAGGGCCGGGTCAAGGTCGCCAAGCTCAACGTGGACGACAACCCCAGCGTCTCCGGCCAGTACCGGGTGATGAGCATCCCCACCATGATCCTCTTCAAGGACGGCCAACCCGTCGAGGGCATGGTCGGTGCGCAGCCCAAGCGGGCCTTCGAGGCCCTGCTCGACAAGTACGCGGCGGCCAACGTCACGAACTGA
- a CDS encoding DUF309 domain-containing protein: MTGGGKDHLREGARLFDAGEWWEAHEAWETPWRTAAGTERDFLQALILLAAALHKRWHHGSLTHRNFYKAEVYLARLPGSYGGVDLRRLRSEVWAALHDPARRPQLGLGQGPVC, translated from the coding sequence ATGACCGGAGGGGGGAAAGACCACCTGCGCGAGGGCGCCCGCCTGTTTGACGCGGGCGAGTGGTGGGAGGCGCACGAGGCCTGGGAAACGCCGTGGCGGACAGCGGCGGGCACGGAGCGGGATTTCTTGCAAGCGCTGATCCTGCTCGCCGCCGCCCTGCACAAGCGCTGGCACCACGGCAGCCTCACCCACCGCAATTTCTACAAAGCGGAGGTGTACCTCGCGCGGCTGCCGGGCAGCTACGGCGGGGTGGACCTGCGGCGGCTGCGCTCGGAGGTGTGGGCAGCGCTGCACGACCCGGCCCGGCGGCCACAGCTCGGGTTGGGGCAGGGTCCCGTATGCTGA
- a CDS encoding NYN domain-containing protein: MTERIALFIDGANVYAAARRLGWNFDHRKILEHFRAGGTLHNAFYYTAVPAHPDDKQKRFVDALTYMGYTVRTRPLREVTDEHGETQRRASLDIFLVTDLLTTADRFDTAILLTGDGDFERPVEVLRARGKRVVVASIPEMTSYELRNAADEYVDLSALRPEVERPGYRLPSEGRAEAGSRPFYVTAALTEPDER, from the coding sequence ATGACCGAACGCATTGCCCTCTTTATTGACGGGGCCAACGTCTACGCGGCGGCCCGCCGCCTGGGTTGGAACTTCGACCACCGCAAGATTCTGGAGCACTTCCGCGCGGGCGGCACCCTCCACAACGCCTTCTATTACACCGCCGTGCCCGCCCACCCCGACGACAAGCAAAAGCGCTTCGTGGACGCCCTGACCTACATGGGCTATACGGTCCGCACCCGCCCGCTGCGCGAGGTCACCGACGAGCACGGCGAGACGCAGCGCCGGGCCAGCCTCGACATCTTCCTGGTGACCGACCTGCTGACGACCGCCGACCGTTTTGATACGGCCATCCTGCTGACCGGGGACGGCGACTTCGAGCGTCCGGTGGAGGTGCTGCGGGCGCGGGGTAAGCGGGTGGTGGTGGCGAGCATTCCCGAGATGACGAGCTACGAGTTGCGAAATGCCGCCGACGAGTACGTGGACCTCTCGGCCCTGCGCCCCGAGGTGGAGCGCCCCGGCTACCGTCTGCCCAGCGAGGGCCGCGCCGAAGCCGGAAGCCGCCCCTTTTACGTCACGGCGGCGCTGACGGAGCCCGATGAGCGCTGA
- the plsX gene encoding phosphate acyltransferase PlsX, translating into MSAEPGTPKTTLPIALDAVGGDHGAAPNVAGAVQAARAGVPVLLVGPRVALHAELGKHPGSASLPLDVVDAPDVIGMDEHASDVRSRTGASINVCTRLVKEGRAAAAVSMGHSGATMASALLTLGRVKGVDRPAILAHLPSKKGFVTLLDVGANADVKAAYLAQWARLATVYLRVVEDRENPTVGLLSIGEEAHKGSQLVLEAHGLLRELHGQGITFHGNVEGRDLFQGTTDIVVTDGFTGNVVLKLAEGEAKVLFGWVRDALGASLKSKVGGLLVRPALRGLAERMDPSTYGASILIGVRGLAFIGHGSADARAVKNALLRAARAHEADLIARLEAALAPA; encoded by the coding sequence ATGAGCGCTGAGCCGGGCACGCCGAAGACCACCCTGCCCATCGCCCTGGACGCGGTGGGTGGGGACCACGGGGCCGCGCCGAACGTGGCAGGGGCAGTGCAGGCTGCCCGCGCGGGCGTGCCGGTGCTGCTCGTCGGGCCGCGCGTGGCGCTGCATGCCGAACTCGGCAAGCACCCCGGCAGCGCCAGCCTGCCGCTGGACGTGGTAGACGCCCCCGACGTGATCGGGATGGACGAGCACGCCTCGGACGTGCGCAGCCGCACGGGGGCAAGCATCAACGTCTGCACCCGGCTGGTGAAGGAGGGCCGGGCCGCCGCCGCCGTCAGCATGGGCCACAGCGGCGCGACGATGGCCTCGGCGCTGCTGACCCTGGGACGCGTGAAGGGCGTGGACCGCCCGGCCATCCTGGCGCACCTCCCCAGCAAGAAGGGCTTCGTGACCCTGCTCGACGTGGGCGCGAACGCGGACGTGAAGGCGGCATACCTCGCGCAGTGGGCGCGGCTGGCGACCGTGTACCTGCGGGTGGTGGAGGACCGCGAGAACCCCACGGTGGGCCTGCTCTCCATCGGGGAGGAAGCCCACAAGGGCAGCCAGCTCGTGCTGGAGGCGCACGGCCTGCTGCGCGAGCTGCACGGTCAGGGCATCACCTTCCACGGCAATGTGGAGGGCCGCGACCTCTTTCAGGGGACCACCGACATCGTGGTGACCGACGGCTTTACCGGGAACGTGGTCCTCAAGCTCGCCGAGGGCGAGGCCAAGGTGCTCTTCGGGTGGGTGCGCGACGCGCTGGGGGCCAGCCTGAAGTCCAAGGTGGGGGGGCTCCTCGTGCGCCCGGCGCTGCGGGGCCTGGCCGAGCGGATGGACCCCAGCACCTACGGGGCGAGCATATTGATCGGGGTGCGAGGGCTGGCCTTTATCGGCCATGGCAGCGCCGACGCCCGCGCGGTCAAGAACGCCCTGCTGCGGGCCGCCCGCGCCCATGAGGCCGACCTGATCGCCCGGCTGGAGGCGGCGCTGGCCCCAGCCTGA